The sequence below is a genomic window from Haloferax mediterranei ATCC 33500.
GCGCTACCTGATGGAATCGCTGACTCGAAGCGACTCACACCCGTCCGGCGCGAGGAACTCGCCGCGAAACTCCGCGAGCGGGACGACATCGCGGTCGGCGTCGCATTCATCGAACCCGCGACCATCGACGACCCCGAGACGGATATGAACCTGCTTACCGTTCGGGCGCAGGTCGAAGCGGCCGCCGCAGTCGCGGCCGACGACGACGAACTCGTCTGCGACGCGGGCGACGTGAGCGAATCCCGGTTCGGGCGACGCGTGCGCGACGGGGTGGCCGAAGCGGGCGCGTCTGTCGAGGTCCACGCCCAGCACCGTGCCGACGACGAACACGCTATCGTCGGCGCAGCGAGTATCGTTGCAAAGGTCGAACGCGACCGGCGCGTGGCGGCCATCGCCGACGAGT
It includes:
- the rnhB gene encoding ribonuclease HII — encoded protein: MRIGVDEAGKGPVLGPMVAAAVRADPEALPDGIADSKRLTPVRREELAAKLRERDDIAVGVAFIEPATIDDPETDMNLLTVRAQVEAAAAVAADDDELVCDAGDVSESRFGRRVRDGVAEAGASVEVHAQHRADDEHAIVGAASIVAKVERDRRVAAIADEYGEVGSGYPSDQTTRDFLREFVREHGILPDCARKSWSTCADLLAAHEQSSLGDF